From the genome of Brassica oleracea var. oleracea cultivar TO1000 chromosome C4, BOL, whole genome shotgun sequence:
CTCCACCAGTGTGAGTCTATGTTCCTAAGGTTCCCTATCTAATTCCACCTAAACATCTGATGGATCCTATTAGTGCAGAGCAGCTGGGTGGGTTTAGGAAGATGGTGAGAAGGCTTCCTCAAAATATCTCATTTGAACATGCTTGGGAGATTCGGCCATTGCATATGTTCTACAAAAATTGCAGAGAATCTCAGAAAGAAATCAAGGCACTCTTTACTGAAGCACTGACACCATCACTGAAGGTACTACCTAAGGTTGATGACCCTGGAAAGTTTGTTTTTCCTTGTTCCATTGCTGGAGTGGAATTCAAGGAAGCTCTTTGTGATTCTAGGTCTAGTGTGAACTTTGTCTCAAAAGTGATTGTAGACGAGCTGGGCATTGTTGATGTTGAGCCTTCTCAGGTGAAGCTGGCTTTTGCAAACTCTTCCATGACAGTCCCTTATGGAACCATTCGCAACCTTCCTGTCCAAGTTGGGAGCTGTATTCTCCATACCGAATTTCAGGTTGTTGAGATGAGCAAGGATCATGAGATGCCTTAAATCTTTGGAATGTCACTTATGGCTACAGTAGGAGCAGTCGTCGACATGCCAAATAAGAGATTCTCCTTCTCCAACATCAACAAGAAAGTTTTCTACAAGGCTGTCCCAACCAGATCACCAATCTGCTACGCCTCTTGCATCTCAGTGGTTAGTGGAGAACAGCTGGAAATTGTTCCTAAGAAGGAGTTTGGAGATAAGAGTTAGATCAAAGAAGTTCTGGATGGAGATCCTCACACTGATACAAAGAAACTCAGTGGGAATGCAAAGGTGAATGAAAAATTCCAGAAGAAAAGGGTCAAGGGTGACCCTATGATGTCTTTGATTCCTCGCTTGTGTGATGAGAAATCCATTGAGTATGAGGTAAAGTGCAAGGGTACCTATAAACCTTTCTCTAAAGTCAGAGTAATTCTCAAAGTCAGAGTAATTCTCACACATGAGTTGAAAGAGAAAGGATAAGCTGCTGTGAAGGGGTTGCTGAGCAGAGTTCTGAAGTTGAACATGTCTGATTGTGGAGCTTGTTTTGGAACAAGCCCTCATGATCAACCCGACTGATCCCCGTCACCAAGTCAAGCTAGTGACTTAAACCAAGCGCTTGGTGGAAGGCAACCCACTGGTAAGTGTAAATATAAGTTGGTTTTGTTTTTGTTTACTTATTTTTTGTTTTAGTTCATTGAGTCTCAGGTCAAAAATCAAAAAAAATCTGAGATACTTCAAAAATTCTAGGTGGCAGCAATGGAACAACCTACCCTCTAAAAAGAGCGGCTATTACAGGCGACCATCTGACGATAGAACACCCAAAATTTTCATGGAGCGCCCGCTCCACTCAGGTAAGTATCTCAAACAAAAAAAATGTTTATTCTTGTTTTCACCTTCTTTCTGATTTATTTTCATACCGGGGACGGTGTGAAGTAAGTCTGGGGGGAGGTTTTTCGTCGTTTACTAACTTGTTTCTTTCTTTTGAGTCAGTTTGAGTCAGTTTTTATGATCAAGTCAGTCAAAACTTTGTGGGAATTAGGATCTTATTCTGTGTTGATCATTGACCACCTCGTGCTTTAGTTATCTTATTCAGTGACCTTAGCAGTGGCGAAAGACACACATGTAGACCTGGAACACCCTGACATTATCTCATTTGGTTCTCCAGAATATTTCGGCTTGTCGAGGTTACACTGGAAAGACGTAGCTTCATTTAACTTGAACCTAATCTTGACTGCGATTCTTCCTATTGTGGGCATTAGATCAGGGAAACAAGAATACACTCATGACTTCTTATTCTTTTTATCCATCTTGCTGATCCTGAGTGGCAAGCTCATCTTTAGATAGTTCCCACCCTGCACCTTAGCCTTTATTCCACCTTCATGCATTTGTTTTTCAGTGTCATATGTGCAGATATGTGCAAAAAGATCAGAGAGGAAAGGATCAACGCAGCCTCTTACTCGTTACTGCTGCAGAAATTCAGTCAGAAAGGAGAACAAGCAGATTAAGGGAGCAACCCCTCCATAACCAATGAACTGCGCAAGAGCAGGGGTGGAGAACCAGAATGGTTGCGAAATCAGAACCACCAGTGGCACTCAGAACCATCATGTATTACCTCCTTCTTCGTCACATCACAATATCAGTCTTCAAAAAAAAACAAAAAAAAAACAAAAATAAGGTGATGGAGAAAGGGAAGAAAGAAAAGAAACATGGAGCCACTGGGAAGGTCGAGCGAGAAGTTGGTACCAAGTGTTGAAGAGTATGCAGAGGAAAGCAGAACAATCAGTCGCCTATTCCATCATCAGAATAGTCGCACCAGATATAGCAAAAACGAGTAGAGGTTATGGACATCAATGGATCCGTCCTCTCTTGCAGTTTTGCGCGATATCCTGTATCCTCTACAAAAAAAAATGGTAGCCCCTAAACACTCTTAACTCAACCATTAAATAGCCTATTCCACACCTAGACCGTCTACCCTGAATTGTGCCTGAGGTGAGAAGCTCACGCTACTCTTAATTGAATGTAAGGAGCTTTGTCTGGAAAGTGTAGCTTTTGCAGGTTTGAGATGTAGAGTATAGAGCCGATCTTGAACAGCAGTCAGTGGGGTTTTGGTAAGGGTGTGTTGTCCTAGTTTTACTACTTGTATGGTTCAGAGATTCGTGGTTAAAGTATGGTTGCTGAGAATAGGAGAGTTCCCACACTTTCAAACCTTTCTCCCTGTTCTTGATACTTGACATTGTTTGAAGACAAACAAGGATCTAAGTCTGGGAGAATTGATATATGGTGTTTTAGACATCTTGTATATATTCTTTTCAATTGGTTTTCAAGTCTTTATCGAGTCTTCCTAGTCTTTTTTGAGTCGTTACAGGTCTGGAGTTGCATTGGATGGGAGATGGACCAGCTGGAACAAAAGAGGCAGAAAACAATGCAATTTGGTGATTTTCACGCAGAACAGTCGAGCGGAGCAACCTGAGTGCATGTTCCAGCGGCAGAGATTTTTAAGAAAGTTTCCAAATATTTCGGGATTTTACCTAGGGCTTCCCCTTTCTAATCTCAGGCCGCCATAGACCTGCATATATATCTTTTCTTATTTTTTATTATCATTGGACGCTAGTTTTTACACATGAAACCATTGGAGACTTTTGTACTTGAAGATTTGCTNNNNNNNNNNNNNNNNNNNNNNNNNNNNNNNNNNNNNNNNNNNNNNNNNNNNNNNNNNNNNNNNNNNNNNNNNNNNNNNNNNNNNNNNNNNNNNNNNNNNNNNNNNNNNNNNNNNNNNNNNNNNNNNNNNNNNNNNNNNNNNNNNNNNNNNNNNNNNNNNNNNNNNNNNNNNNNNNNNNNNNNNNNNNNNNNNNNNNNNNNNNNTTATTGCTAATCTTAATGCTTGTGTTAAACTGGACACTTAGCATATGATCATAGGTTTAATCTAATCATCAAAATTAAAGTGTTTTAGGTTGCTAGAAAAAACATAGATAGGCGATATGTCCTTAGCCAACGAAAGGTGATGTTAAGGCAAATCGTGAACCAATTGAATCTGAACTTAATGCTTGTCATCATTCTCTGATCCAAACGATAGTTTAGGCATTAGGATTGCTTGATAAATTGGTAGACACCACGACAGTGGGTTTATCTATTTTTGTTGTTCAAGTTCTAGATTGGCTCTTATTGCCTTCCTGAATAGTTGTGTAGCTCATGATCCTAAGTATCCCGATGAATCACCCTGAACTTAGCTCTCTTAATCATCTGAAAACCTTTAATTAATCTTGTTAGTTGTTTGTCATGAAACCCTCAAATCTTAAAACCCCCATATTGTTTTAGCTTAATATTGATCCTATAGAAATAAAGGGTAATCGTTGGTCTCTGTGGATTCGGTCCTAAAGTGCTACATCGACATACCATTCGATTGTGGTAGTGTGCACATTAGGTTAATTAGTGTGCGTATACACGTAATATCACATAGCTGAAGTCTCTGCTCCAGATACTTCCACGGTATCAGCCGAGTCAACCCCTTCTTTAACTGCTTCTTCCATTATCTTCCCATTCACTATCTCCGACTCATTTGAAGATACCCGTTTCACATTCTCTTGTGAATTGGTAATGCTTCCCTTTTTTTGTTCCACACTTCTCTCCATTACATCTTCTTTCTTTTTTGAGCACTCTCCCTCGTTATATCCCCAATTTTCACAAAGAGAACATTTTGTAGGAACCCATGGGTAGGTAAACTCAATGTTCGCATTTATTCCAGACTTAGAGCGGAATCTGTATGCATGGGGAAGTGGTTTTGTCATGTTTGCATTGACAAAGACCTTAGCCTCCTCGAAAATGGTACAGAGCTCTGTGTCAGGATGCAGTCATACAGGCTTCCCAACTGAGCGATGAATCCTAGTCCCTTCCATGAAAACATAGTAGGTGGCACATTCTTCATTGTTACCCACGTAGTCTTAATCTCAACTTCTTCCTCCTTTTTCTCTTCCAATGGCGCTCACTTAGACAGGATCATTGGAATGCCCGTTATATTCCACACGCCTCGCCTCAAAATACGACTCCTTGTTTGTTGATCAGTGATCTGAAACTTCAACATTTTTTCATTAACCGCAAAAACATCAATCTTAATGTTTTGTTCCCCAATGGCCATATCTTGTTAACAATAATATGAATCCTTGCCACATGAGAAGCAGGATCTAGAAATCTCCACTCTAGAAAATCCGCCGACAAAGGAACTGTGTTAACAAGGAGATCATCTGGTATCTCTACCATCTCTGTCCCCTCCACGACCTCTACTTTCACCTCATGATACTCTCCAAAACATGTTTTTGCTGAACCGCCTTGACGTACGATTTGTTCCCAGACTTCGTTCCCTGACTTGTAATCCCATCCGTCACCATCGGAGGAGAATCCTTCGTCTTCAACGTCGCCATTAAGCGAGCCGAGCAGCCGTCACCACCTTGAAATCCTTAACCCTAAAATCGCCTTCAGAATCACCCTCAGAGTTATTTTAGGAAAGTCCTCTACAAATGTTGCATTTTTCCATCCATTACATATCTCTCTTCCCCCATGATGCTGTAACCAGTTATTTAGTTTTATAGCTAGCATAATGAAGCAAATCACGAGACCTGTATATGCACAAATGCTACATGTAATTGATACCAAAAGAATTAGCTTACAATGCTCAGATATCAAATGGAAAGTTTACCTGTGACGATGGCATATGAAGTGCATCTAGCTTGATAGGAGATTCTGATGAACCATTCTTGTCCTCCAGATAATACTCCTTGAACTCAGAGACAGTGAGAGATGAGGATTCATTCAGCTGAGACTGAGAATAATATATAAAAAAAAATTGTTAGTGTGGTTCATAGAGAATACATACCTGTCGATGTGCTGGTGAAGTTAAAACAATAGAAGTTCCAACAAAAGGCATTGTATTGAATGTGCACGCGCTGTTGCTGAAGTTACACTTGTAGAATGGTGGTTCTTTAGTATCATACACGACAGCCTTCACATCAATATCCAGTTCCACCTGAACAAATTCCATCACAAGTTCAAAAAACAAAAAATGGACGTGTGCAAGAACACAACAGAAACCAAAGTAATTATTGCCTCTACGTCCTTCAAGTTGGGGTTAGCCACATTAAGATGATACCTTTCAGAATTACTTATGTTCAGTTGAATCACACCACTCCCTGTAAAAAAAACTATTATTAACTTATGAATAACCAGTGTAACCAAAGCACTTATGTTGGATCTCCTAGTTGACTAACCCTGAATCAGATTCAATGAGAGAGCGGTCAGGTCAATTGGAGGTTCCTCCCACAACCAGCGAGTGGCCATTACTGTGAAAAAGAGAGCATTTAAATAATTATGTTGACATCCCTAAAAAGGCAACACTTTTAAACAAACAACTACATTCACGATTAAGACATCTTTCCTTAGTTAGGTTTTGCTTTACGTTTTGGAGTATGTTTAGGAAAGTTATAGACTTTTCTAAGGGGTTTTATAGGTTACAAGTTCTTCATTAAAGAAGAGCTTTAGGGTATTTGTACTATTATCACAACCTTGATGACAAATATCAAACCAACATGCAAACCATAGCAGAAAGACAAGCAAGAACACAAACATATATAATATTAACCAACCTTTATCGACCACAAGCCGAACTGAACAGCCTTCAGGTTTAACATTATATGAAATATTCAACAAACCTCCTCGGTTCAGATAGTATGGCCAACCCTGAGAGAAGTGAAACCAGTTCAATAAATTGTCTAATTAAATATTAACTACTTTAATAAATACAATAACGTTTTCAAATAGCCACAACAATCATGAGGAATCCCAACCCCACCTTGTAAGATCCATGTGAGAGAGACAGCAAACGAGATTCAGATCAATTCGCTACACCAACACGAGGAGATATATAGAACCCAAACAGCTGAACACCAGATTCATAACCATACAAATTTTCCACCTAACAGAAAGAAATAAAACATGTCTCAATATATTAATTAGCACAACACATGGGAACACAAAAAGATGTAACCAGACAACAACAAACTTAACGCTTTGGACAAACAGCTGCCACCGTTGGAACCAATGAAGCAAATACTTGACCCATCATATCATCCGAAGAAATGGAGTTTGGTTCAACAAGGAAGGAAGCGTTAGGTCCAATCCAGACATATGTTGGGTGGGTAAAAACAGCCACTGATTCACAAATAAAATCACATATATAGGGAAGAGACTTTCAAATGCTAAAGCCCAAAAATCAAAAATCGTTTTAATTTAAGATCGAAACAAACGAAGCAACCAGCCAAATAGAAACACAAACACGCATGATAAATTGAATTCAAGATCAGACACCGGACCCCTCCGGCGATCACCAAATAATTGAAGGCGAAAATCCATCTCAAGTAATCTTAGAGGTTGAGAGAGAAAAAAAAACAGAGAAATGAGGTGAAGAGATAACGATGATAAGATTGATGGACCCCCTAGTGATATAAAGGAAGAATCTGACAATCCGTGAGGACGTGAATCCATGAAGAAAGTTGCAAGTTAATTAATGTAACGGTTACACAGTTTGAAAAGTGGTATACGGGCAAGCCTTGAACTGTAGAAGATGAATGATGGTAGTCAAATGACTTTGAGGGTGTTTTTGTAATTTCATTAAGATAATATCTTACGTATGCTTTGTTGTACATGGTTATGTTTTAGTTTGAGGAAAGTGTATTTTCAAAAGTCCTTCGTTGGAAGTTTAATTAGTTGTATAAGGAATAAAGATTTTGCCAAAAGAAAGAAAATATTTTACGTTTGACTACTAATCTTATATATTAAAACATAAGTAACAACCTTGATTCATGTGTGAGTTTTAAAAAAATAGACATATTTCTATAAATTCATGTTACATTTAATCTCTAATCTTATCATTTAAATTTTGGGTCTACCAGAATTTTCTATTGGGCTATCAATAATTAGATTTAAACAATAGATGATTCATTAAATTTATAGATACTATAAATTAAATAGATATAATTTAATGTTGTAATACTATACCTTCAGATGTTAATTATTTAAATATTTGTCGATGTTAACTTTTAAAATTATAAAGATTTTTTTTTAAATAACAAAAATCATATTATCTAACAATGATTAATCTTTACTACCTTAAACCAATGAAAACAAATTTTAAATTATATATTTTATTTTAAACATTAAACAAAAAAACTAAATGTTTAATTATTTACACGATAATATAAATCCATGAAGGAAAAAGTTTAATTTTTTTAAAAACTTTCTAAATTTGTGAAATGCTACAATATCTTTGAATATGACAATAAAACAATATTTTACTAATATTTATATATATAGTTACTATTTTAATAATGAAATAATAATCCGAAAATATATATATAGAAGAAAATATAAGTACATGTGAAAATTTGAAACAATATATTCAATGAAAAAAATATACCGTAAACTTATTTTGTTTTAAAAATTGATATACACATATATATTACAATATTATATCAATTTAGAATTGAAAACAAAATGTTTATATAAAAATAAATGAAAACAAAAATCTGCGCGGTTGCGCGTATCGAGATCTAGTCTTTATTAAATGTGTATACGGTATTTTAGTAATAAAGTTGTGGACCGTATTAAAGTATGTGCATGCATATCTTTTTGTTTGATTTAGGAAAGAATTATAATATCTAAACATCCACTGGCTAGATTACATGTAAGCAATTATAGAATATAGATCTAATATGTTATCTAATGATATGTTGAATTTATTTGCATGTTTGTAGTTTATTATTATCTTTTGTCTAAATCTATTAGAAATCATTTAGAAATATAATATAATATCTATCTATACTATTATTTGCGAAGTAAATTTTAGCAACAGAGCTCTCACATTAAAAGTTAGAGCGGTTAATATCTATATTACCCTTAATGAATTTATATATAANNNNNNNNNNNNNNNNNNNNNNNNNNNNNNNNNNNNNNNNNNNNNNNNNNNNNNNNNNNNNNNNNNNNNNNNNNNNNNNNNNNNNNNNNNNNNNNNNNNNNNNNNNNNNNNNNNNNNNNNNNNNNNNNNNNNNNNNNNNNNNNNNNNNNNNNNNNNNNNNNNNNNNNNNNNNNNNNNNNNNNNNNNNNNNNNNNNNNNNNNNNNNNNNNNNNNNNNNNNNNNNNNNNNNNNNNNNNNNNNNNNNNNNNNNNNNNNNNNNNNNNNNNNNNNNNNNNNNNNNNNNNNNNNNNNNNNNNNNNNNNNNNNNNNNNNNNNNNNNNNNNNNNNNNNNNNNNNNNNNNNNNNNNNNNNNNNNNNNNNNNNNNNNNNNNNNNNNNNNNNNNNNNNNNNNNNNNNNNNNNNNNNNNNNNNNNNNNNNNNNNNNNNNNNNNNNNNNNNNNNNNNNNNNNNNNNNNNNNNNNNNNNNNNNNNNNNNNNNNNNNNNNNNNNNNNNNNNNNNNNNNNNNNNNNNNNNNNNNNNNNNNNNNNNNNNNNNNNNNNNNNNNNNNNNNNNNNNNNNNNNNNNNNNNNNNNNNNNNNNNNNNNNNNNNNNNNNNNNNNNNNNNNNNNNNNNNNNNNNNNNNNNNNNNNNNNNNNNNNNNNNNNNNNNNNNNNNNNNNNNNNNNNNNNNNNNNNNNNNNNNNNNNNNNNNNNNNNNNNNNNNNNNNNNNNNNNNNNNNNNNNNNNNNNNNNNNNNNNNNNNNNNNNNNNNNNNNNNNNNNNNNNNNNNNNNNNNNNNNNNNNNNNNNNNNNNNNNNNNNNNNNNNNNNNNNNNNNNNNNNNNNNNNNNNNNNNNNNNNNNNNNNNNNNNNNNNNNNNNNNNNNNNNNNNNNNNNNNNNNNNNNNNNNNNNNNNNNNNNNNNNNNNNNNNNNNNNNNNNNNNNNNNNNNNNNNNNNNNNNNNNNNNNNNNNNNNNNNNNNNNNNNNNNNNNNNNNNNNNNNNNNNNNNNNNNNNNNNNNNNNNNNNNNNNNNNNNNNNNNNNNNNNNNNNNNNNNNNNNNNNNNNNNNNNNNNNNNNNNNNNNNNNNNNNNNNNNNNNNNNNNNNNNNNNNNNNNNNNNNNNNNNNNNNNNNNNNNNNNNNNNNNNNNNNNNNNNNNNNNNNNNNNNNNNNNNNNNNNNNNNNNNNNNAAAATAATTAAGCGGTTAAAGTCATTGTTACCCTTAATGAATTTTATATATAATTAAAAACGAATTTTTATTAATAATATTAAATTTTTTTAAATAAGATAATTCTTATATATTGTGTTGTTATCTTAAAATTTATTTTTTCAATTATAAAAGTTAGAAAATAACAAATAAACAATCTATAATTAAATATTAATCAACTAAATTTGTATAAATATATTTACTAAAATATTTTTAATATGTGAATGTTTTCTTTTAAAATTTCAGCACAATAATAAACATATATATTTTATTTAAATTTACGTCATATATATATATATATATATATATATATAATTTGATATTTGATTTAATGTTTTTGAAAACATAAATAATAAGTTATCATGCTGATTTTTGAATTAATAAAATATATATATTAATATATATTTGTAAAACGATTAAGCCCGCATGTGCGGGCAAAACATCTAGTTATTTATATGAGCGAAACAAGAAAACAAAGAAACGTTAAAATTAACCAATCTGAAACGTGATTGGTTGGACTGTACTGTA
Proteins encoded in this window:
- the LOC106337148 gene encoding uncharacterized protein LOC106337148 isoform X1, which produces MATRWLWEEPPIDLTALSLNLIQGSGVIQLNISNSERYHLNVANPNLKDVEVELDIDVKAVVYDTKEPPFYKCNFSNSACTFNTMPFVGTSIVLTSPAHRQFKEYYLEDKNGSSESPIKLDALHMPSSQVS
- the LOC106337148 gene encoding uncharacterized protein LOC106337148 isoform X2 gives rise to the protein MATRWLWEEPPIDLTALSLNLIQGSGVIQLNISNSERYHLNVANPNLKDVEVELDIDVKAVVYDTKEPPFYKCNFSNSACTFNTMPFVGTSIVLTSPAHRQEYYLEDKNGSSESPIKLDALHMPSSQVS